The proteins below come from a single Cervus canadensis isolate Bull #8, Minnesota chromosome 2, ASM1932006v1, whole genome shotgun sequence genomic window:
- the LOC122427388 gene encoding late cornified envelope protein 3B-like yields MSCQQNQQQCQPPPKCPSPKCPPKSPAQRLPPASSGCAPTSEGGCCLGPHRRRRSHRCRRQSSGSCDGDGGLQSGRSGCGQGSGGCC; encoded by the coding sequence ATGTCCTGCCAGCAGAACCAGCAGCAGTGCCAGCCCCCTCCCAAGTGCCCCTCCCCCAAGTGCCCCCCAAAGAGCCCAGCCCAGCGTCTGCCTCCCGCCTCCTCAGGCTGCGCCCCCACCTCTGAGGGCGGCTGCTGCCTGGGCCCCCACAGGCGCCGCAGGTCCCACCGCTGCCGGCGCCAGAGCTCGGGCTCCTGCGATGGTGACGGTGGTCTGCAGTCCGGGCGCTCCGGCTGTGGCCAGGGATCTGGAGGCTGCTGCTGA